A region from the Alosa alosa isolate M-15738 ecotype Scorff River chromosome 7, AALO_Geno_1.1, whole genome shotgun sequence genome encodes:
- the LOC125297416 gene encoding zinc finger protein 239-like translates to MDLGLPFSSGCAETHQVDLSVMVKEEDIKEEEYGHMISCPDEDEEEEKPFAEFDCKAETDVTESPESTYNETVKTEEEEEEEEEEQQHDWLLESVPEDPHVMQQKIHGQNDELNLQLKGRLEKHQPHSENEKPCKKPHKYSHCEKAFTTSSIVNHMLTHKGEKAHKCVQCGKAFRASEGLKCHMLTHTGEKPHKCVQCGKGFSQISNLNKHMIIHTGEKPHKCVQCGKAFSQISTLKTHMLIHTGEKLHKCPRCGKAFSQRSYIKCHMLIHTGEMPHKCVQCGKDFSLMSSLKRHMLVHTGEKPHVCTHCGKGFSQMSSLKRHMVVHTG, encoded by the exons ATGGACCTCGGACTTCCATTTAGTTCTGGCTGTGCAGAAACACACCAGGTTGACCTGAGCGTGATGGTGAAAGAAGAAGATATAAAAGAGGAGGAGTATGGTCATATGATTTCATGtccagatgaagatgaagaagaagaaaagcccTTTGCAGAGTTTGACTGTAAAGCTGAAACAGACGTCACAGAGTCACCAGAGTCTACGTACAATGAAACGGTGAAgactgaagaggaggaggaggaagaggaggaggagcaacaACATGACTGGCTGCTGGAAA GTGTACCAGAAGACCCACATGTAATGCAACAGAAGATCCATGGACAGAATGATGAACTCAACCTGCAGCTCAAAGGAAGGCTTGAGAAACACCAACCTCACTCAGAAAATGAGAAGCCTTGCAAAAAGCCACATAAATATTCTCATTGTGAAAAAGCATTTACAACATCCTCAATAGTCaaccacatgcttacacacaagGGAGAGAAGgctcataaatgtgtccagtgtggaaaagcatttagAGCATCCGAAGGTCTTAAATgccacatgcttacacatactggagagaagcctcataaatgtgtccagtgtggaaaaggctTTTCACAAATTTCAAATCTTAATAAGCATATgataatacacactggagagaagcctcataaatgtgtccagtgtggaaaagctttttcacaaatttcaactcttaaaacccacatgctaatacacactggagagaagcttCATAAATGTCCCcggtgtggaaaagcattttcaCAACGTTCATATATTAAATGccacatgctaatacacactggagaaatgcctcataaatgtgtccagtgtggaaaagatTTTTCATTAATGTCTAGTCTTAAACGTCATATGTtagtacacactggagagaagccacaTGTATGTACCCACTGTGGAAAGGGTTTTTCACAAATGTCTAGTCTTAAACGTCATATGGTAGTACACACTGGATAG
- the LOC125297405 gene encoding stonustoxin subunit beta-like, whose product MNLNDLAGKLERTDHATVSRARPHLLKYACVLTLDPNTAGKELSLSEGNRKVTFVREQQLYPEHPERFDWWRPQVLCREGLTGRCYWEAEWSDRGDMWNGSRGARITVAYKSIKRKGGGDDVIMGWNAKSWSLDCYPDRYSVWHNNKHTDIPAPSSRSRTVGVYLDWPAGTLSFYSVSTNTLTHLHTFHSTFTEPLYPGFGLWTDSSVSLCQIT is encoded by the exons ATGAACCTCAACGACCTTGCAGGCAAACTAGAGCG AACTGACCATGCTACTGTAAGCAGAGCACGACCACATTTGCTGAAAT ATGCCTGTGTGCTCACACTGGACCCAAACACAGCAGGCaaagaactctctctctctgaggggaACAGAAAGGTGACATTTGTGAGAGAGCAGCAGCTGTATCCTGAACACCCAGAGAGATTTGACTGGTGGAGGCCTCAGGTGTTGTGTAGAGAGGGTCTGACTGGACGCTGCTACTGGGAGGCTGAGTGGAGTGACAGAGGTGATATGTGGAATGGGAGTAGAGGAGCTCGTATAACTGTGGCCTATAAAAGCATCAAGAGGAAAGGGGGGGGTGATGACGTCATAATGGGATGGAATGCCAAGTCCTGGAGTCTCGACTGCTATCCTGACAGATACTCTGTCTGGCATAATAATAAACACACTGACAtacctgccccctcctcccGCTCCAGAACAGTAGGAGTTTACCTGGACTGGCCGGCCGGCACTCTGTCCTTCTACAGCGTCTCCActaacacactcacccacctgcACACGTTCCACTCCACATTCACTGAGCCCCTCTATCCAGGGTTTGGGCTTTGGACTGACTCCTCAGTGTCCCTGTGCCAGATCACATGA